The region GCAACTGCTCGCACCCAGGGCACACGCCACGTAACAATCCCACTACGCTCCGACATATGAACTCCAGGCGTCTGCTCCGCTCCTCCGCCACCCTGTTCGTCGCGACCGGTCTGCTGATCACCGGCTGTTCCACCGGATCGGGGGCCTCGTCACCGCCGAGCCGTACGGTCTCCACCGCCGCGCAGGTCACCGGATCGGCGCAGGCCGTCGACCGGGCCGCCCTCGCCCCGTACTACTCCCAGAAGCTGACCTGGCGGGAGTGCGGCGTTCCCGGTTTTGAGTGCGCGACGATGAAGGCACCGCTGGACTACGCGAAGCCCACGGGCGGCGACATCAACCTGGCGGTCGCCCGCAAGAAGGCCACAGGACCCGGTAGGCGCATCGGATCACTGCTGGTCAACCCGGGCGGGCCGGGCGGTTCCGCGATCGGCTACCTCCAGGCGTACGCCGCCCTCGGCTACCCCGCGCCGGTCCGCGCCCGCTACGACATGGTCGCTGTCGACCCCCGAGGCGTCGCCCGCAGCGAGCCCGTCGAGTGCCTGACCGGGCCCGAGATGGACGCGCACACGCAGGTCGACCAGACCCCGGACGACGCGGCCGAGATCGCGAAGCTGACGGCGGCGTACGAGAAGTTCTCGAAGGGCTGCGAGCGGCGCTCCAAGAAGATCCTCCCGCACGTCTCCACCGTCGAGGCGGCCCGCGACATGGACGTCCTGCGCGAGATCCTCGGCGACGAGAAGCTCCAGTACGTGGGCGCCTCCTACGGCACCTTCCTCGGAGCCACGTACGCCGAACTCTTCCCCGACCGCACCGGCCGCCTCGTCCTCGACGGCGCGATGGACCCCTCTCTGGCCGCGCGGGACATGAACCGCGACCAGACCGCCGGGTTCGAGACCGCCTTCCAGTCCTTCGCCGCCGACTGCGTCAAACAGAAGGACTGCCCGCTCGGCACCGGCACCCCCGCCGAGGCCGGTACCCGCCTCAAGGCCCTCTTCACCTCGCTCGACACCAAGCCCGTCCCCACCAAGGACAAGAACCGCCCGCTCGGCGAGGCCCTCGCCACCACGGGTGCGATCGCCGCGATGTACGACGAGGGTGCCTGGCCCCAGCTCCGCGACGGCATCAAGGCCGCCCAGCAGGGCGACGGCAACGGCCTCCTCGCCCTCGCCGACACCTACTACGAGCGCGACGGCAGCGGCACGTACGCCAACCTCATGTACGCCAACACCGCCGTCAACTGCCTGGACCTCCCCCCGGCCTTCACCTCCCCCGCCGACGTCCAGTCCGCCCTCCCTGCCTTCGACAAGGCGTCCCCGGTCTTCGGTGAGGGCCTCGCCTGGGCCTCCCTGAACTGCGCCTCCTGGCCCGTGAAGCCCACCGGCTCCGGCCACCGCATCGAGGCCAAGGGCGCCGCCCCGCTGGTCGTGGTCGGCACCACCCGCGACCCCGCGACCCCTTACAAGTGGGCCAAGTCCCTCGCCGACCAGCTCGCCACCGGCACCCTCCTCACGTACGACGGCGACGGCCACACCGCGTACGGCCGAGGCAGCGACTGCATCGACACGGCGATCAACACCTACCTCCTGGAGGGCACCCCTCCGAAGGACGGCAAGCAGTGCTCCTGACCCCTCGCTGACCCGTCACCGACCCGTCACCGACCCGTCACCGACCCGTCACTGACCTGCGCGGAGTCCCCGGTTCCGGGGGTGTGCGGAGCACCCCCGGAAACTGTGTAGACTTGGCTCCGCTGCTGATCGCACTATGGTGTGAACGCAGCGGCGCCGCCTTAGCTCAGTTGGCCAGAGCAACGCACTCGTAATGCGTAGGTCTCGGGTTCGAATCCCGAAGGCGGCTCGGATCAGCCCCAGGACTCACTCGCCGTGACCTGGGGCTTTTTCATGTGTGGGGCATGCCGAGCCGCACGACGAGGATGCCGTGGAAGTGCTTGCGCTGGAGCGGTACCTACTCGTCGGTGGCGTCGGCCGCGTTCTCCACCTTCAGCGGAGCTGGTGGCTCGGGCAGTTCCTGCCTCTGGCGCACGTGTGGACGGCTTGCTCCGGCAGCCCGGCCCCGGGCCAGTCGGGAGCGCAGCTCGCGCATTACGGACACTTGCTCGGGACTGCCAGAACCTCCCGCAACCTCCATCAGCGCGAAGAGTGGTTTCTGCCTGCATGGCTCTTTGTGCGCGTGGTTGTTCTGTAACCTCGGGTCGTCGACGCCTTGAGCGGCGGCCCGGGTGGACTCCGAGCTACAGAGAATGACAGAGGGTGGCAGTGAGCGCGGTTGAGCAGGTATTTCTGGAGTGCGAGCGCGCTCGGGCAGACGGTGACTTGATTCGGCGCGTCTCCGCCAGTGACAAGGAGTACCACTTTCAGAATTGGGTGCAGACTCGTATAGAAGCATGCGGGCTTTCGTACGACGAGC is a window of Streptomyces sp. NBC_00237 DNA encoding:
- a CDS encoding alpha/beta hydrolase, coding for MNSRRLLRSSATLFVATGLLITGCSTGSGASSPPSRTVSTAAQVTGSAQAVDRAALAPYYSQKLTWRECGVPGFECATMKAPLDYAKPTGGDINLAVARKKATGPGRRIGSLLVNPGGPGGSAIGYLQAYAALGYPAPVRARYDMVAVDPRGVARSEPVECLTGPEMDAHTQVDQTPDDAAEIAKLTAAYEKFSKGCERRSKKILPHVSTVEAARDMDVLREILGDEKLQYVGASYGTFLGATYAELFPDRTGRLVLDGAMDPSLAARDMNRDQTAGFETAFQSFAADCVKQKDCPLGTGTPAEAGTRLKALFTSLDTKPVPTKDKNRPLGEALATTGAIAAMYDEGAWPQLRDGIKAAQQGDGNGLLALADTYYERDGSGTYANLMYANTAVNCLDLPPAFTSPADVQSALPAFDKASPVFGEGLAWASLNCASWPVKPTGSGHRIEAKGAAPLVVVGTTRDPATPYKWAKSLADQLATGTLLTYDGDGHTAYGRGSDCIDTAINTYLLEGTPPKDGKQCS